In one Kluyveromyces marxianus DMKU3-1042 DNA, complete genome, chromosome 4 genomic region, the following are encoded:
- the RED1 gene encoding Red1p: MFSLEYGILEVIVHIGQILNLRSFISDRWWFKLADIKVPRRSEGLESLTQSLLNYGISRGNIHNWKAIMLLLGLFYQQSDIRRYIITQLREVYNYRIGEILDSLNSFQLANYLMELIVNCFPKKHNSRATVLSAPQFWRDPAKTKSFFSDELYPHRAKHGEDAIIQLVLSRFGNFFTNFGSVKKAIYIIGKSSGVKTLTKHQSYLQVLHQSLYFWDGEGLFFEINPRKVTITRDLRDTLKVTLNDTFSNCILSPHSAWLTTLNKTTSFQFQTNEPSTSEMIWNATKLPKISEVQTYISLRFPSSFDDGIIQSSVQESGAHTNNDPIPNTGKTPIEGSSFAMGQVTDTFGTPNKTSDSYIGGQDMEQAIDDSVFSSSQAPETPRKLKMSVFDDSIEHDDQSPLAIAQKRKIVRATSKTLGVLKEEFKRQEPVNVISSAYDIPEEVEEADISPLKPPPPPPANIFQSKTTKLVPAKDNSSGVKKVTDMFKPLMKKKEAAVLDDIFALPLPKGKKKKSDSEKKQSVLNNFRPVVYVPSQDQPPAKSKLVAAVNKNNKLVVKKKVAVVPTVPEGAISKKRKRVENNEDVFALSGDDEQTPPKRVTRSSKGKKGEAASLETKTISDAPSSTPHPKTTDVPNRPGGSNSVLNGNNAADAAEPTPEKDISNKGDENKTRDDSTLRNDKSMMNESTNTDISMLNSITATTPFTSGYSKMPAFQGSFTNQLQEQIYHSVMNFSNELARKISLINGEMNKKIVNELSEKYKTMFQELQSSFQNDVEKITGFVGEIKDMLHLPEEELLKLIRDKQFHT; encoded by the exons ATGTTTTCATTGGAGTATGGGATTTTAGAAGTAATTGTTCACATTGGACagattttgaatttgagaTCGTTTATATCGGATCGGTGGTGGTTTAAACTTGCT GACATTAAAGtcccaagaagaagcgaGGGGCTAGAGAGTTTGACTCAGAGTTTGTTGAACTATGGTATATCAAGGGGAAATATTCATAACTGGAAGGCAATAATGCTCCTACTTGGGTTATTTTACCAGCAATCGGATATCAGGAGATATATTATCACACAATTAAGGGAGGTGTATAATTATCGCATAGGAGAAATATTGGATTCGTTAAACAGCTTCCAGTTGGCGAATTATTTGATGGAATTAATAGTTAACTGTTTcccaaaaaaacacaataGCAGAGCTACTGTGCTATCTGCACCGCAATTTTGGAGAGATCCTGCTAAAACAAAGTCATTCTTCTCCGATGAGCTTTATCCTCATCGGGCAAAGCACGGAGAAGATGCCATTATTCAACTTGTATTAAGTAGGTTTGGTAATTTCTTCACAAATTTTGGTTCGGTAAAGAAGGCAATTTATATCATTGGAAAATCCAGTGGGGTAAAGACTTTGACCAAACATCAATCATATCTGCAGGTTCTTCATCAGtctttatatttttggGATGGAGAGGGCCTCTTCTTTGAGATTAACCCACGGAAAGTGACTATAACAAGAGATTTGAGAGATACCTTAAAAGTCACCTTGAATGACACTTTCTCAAATTGTATACTATCGCCGCATTCTGCATGGCTCACGACGCTCAACAAAACGACAtctttccaattccaaactAACGAACCCAGTACTAGTGAGATGATATGGAATGCAACCAAGTTGCCTAAAATAAGTGAAGTTCAGACGTATATTTCGTTAAGGTTCCCCTCTTCATTTGACGATGGCATCATTCAATCATCGGTTCAAGAGTCCGGTGCTCATACAAACAATGACCCGATTCCAAACACCGGAAAAACCCCTATAGAGGGAAGTTCCTTTGCAATGGGCCAAGTTACTGACACTTTTGGAACTCCAAATAAAACATCTGATAGTTATATTGGTGGTCAAGACATGGAGCAAGCGATAGATGATAGTGTATTCTCTTCATCTCAAGCACCAGAGACACCAAGAAAGCTTAAAATGTCTGTATTTGACGACTCCATTGAGCACGATGACCAATCTCCATTGGCTATTGCTCAAAAGCGTAAAATAGTTAGAGCGACTTCCAAAACGTTAGGGgtcttgaaagaagaattcaaaagacAAGAACCAGTTAACGTAATATCATCTGCGTATGATATTCCTGAAGAGGTGGAAGAAGCCGATATATCACCTTTAAAACCTCCTCCGCCTCCACCTGCGAATATCTTCCAATCAAAGACTACCAAGCTGGTTCCCGCTAAGGATAATTCATCTGGTGTGAAAAAGGTGACCGATATGTTTAAGCCGctaatgaagaaaaaagaagctgCTGTACTAGATGATATCTTTGCGCTGCCATTGCCCaaggggaagaagaaaaagagtgATTCggagaagaaacaaagcGTATTGAATAACTTCAGACCGGTGGTATATGTGCCATCTCAAGACCAACCACCTGCGAAATCAAAGCTCGTAGCCGCCGttaataaaaacaataaacttgttgtaaagaaaaaggtagCTGTAGTACCGACGGTTCCCGAAGGTGcgatttcaaagaaaagaaagcgTGTTGAGAACAATGAAGACGTTTTTGCGCTGTCGGGTGATGACGAGCAGACTCCGCCAAAAAGAGTTACCAGGTCATCTAAAGGGAAGAAAGGAGAAGCAGCATCTCttgaaaccaaaacaatTTCTGACGCACCTTCATCAACTCCTCATCCTAAAACGACTGACGTACCAAACCGCCCTGGTGGTTCTAACTCTGTTCTTAATGGTAACAATGCTGCTGACGCTGCGGAACCGACGCCAGAAAAGGATATTTCCAATAAGGGCGATGAAAATAAGACACGTGACGATTCTACATTACGCAACGACAAGTCAATGATGAACGAATCGACAAACACAGACATATCGATGCTAAACTCGATTACAGCCACGACTCCATTCACCTCCGGTTATTCGAAAATGCCCGCATTCCAAGGCTCTTTCACAAACCAACTACAAGAGCAAATCTACCATTCTGTCATGAACTTCAGCAACGAACTAGCAAGGAAAATCTCACTAATAAACGGCGaaatgaacaaaaagaTCGTAAACGAACTCTCGGAAAAGTACAAAACAATGTTCCAAGAGCTTCAATCTAGTTTCCAAAATGATGTGGAAAAGATCACTGGATTTGTAGGCGAGATCAAAGACATGCTACATCtcccagaagaagaactacTAAAACTCATTAGAGATAAGCAGTTCCATACTTGA
- the GLN4 gene encoding glutamine--tRNA ligase: MTSVDELSTLFAQVGFEEPKVKEILKNAKVSSSLESAIKLASSDFPWNKNTRALIHTLASSLKGAEVPHLDYIVNGIQKGELKTALQIDAALKYLKSKGADATVEEMNQESGVGIEVSEEQVRTRVAKYLDDNKDSILKERYKAVPGLFAKIKALPELKWAEPRLFKPIIDEEVLKVLGPKDERDLVKKEKKPKGDKKGNQKEDKKKEEAEGPKRSMFTEGFLGDLHKVGENPQAYPELMAEHLKATGGKVHTRFPPEPNGYLHIGHSKAIMVNFGYAKYHNGVCYLRFDDTNPETEAPEYFESIKNMVAWLGFKPWKITYSSDYFDKLYELAETLIKNGKAYVCHCTAEEIKRGRGIKEDGTPGGERKACVSRDRPIEESLTEFRKMRDGFYKPGEAILRMKQDLNSPSPQMWDLIAYRVLDAPHPRTGTKWRIYPTYDFTHCLVDSLENITHSLCTTEFYLSRESYEWLCDQVHVFRPAQREYGRLNITGTVLSKRKIAKLVNGGYVSGWNDPRLFTLEAIRRRGVPPGAILSFINTLGVTTSTTNIQVVRFESAIRKYLEDTTPRLMFILDPVEVVVDNVDEDFEVECTIPYRPNTPEFGDRMVPFKKRFYIERSDFSEDSENKEFFRLTPSQPVGLIKVPYTVSFQSLEKDADGKITRIHVKYDNEDAKPKKPKTYIQWVPISEKHNSPVRVAETRVYNQLFKSENPSAHPDGYLADINPDSVVVYKNSVSEYNINNVIKNSPWVVNNAKQSEFYVEEEKGRKEVCRFQAMRVGYFTLDSDSTDDKLILNRIVSLKEGTK; this comes from the coding sequence ATGACATCCGTTGATGAGTTGAGCACTCTTTTCGCTCAAGTTGGTTTCGAAGAACCTAAAGTGAAagaaattttgaagaatgcAAAggtgtcttcttctttggaatcCGCAATAAAGCTTGCTTCCAGCGACTTCCCATGGAATAAGAATACCAGGGCTTTGATTCATACCTTGGCCTCTTCCTTGAAGGGTGCTGAAGTTCCACATTTGGATTACATTGTGAATGGAATTCAAAAAGGCGAGTTGAAGACTGCTTTGCAAATTGATGCAGCATTGAAATACCTCAAGTCCAAGGGAGCTGATGCTACTGTCGAGGAAATGAACCAAGAATCTGGTGTTGGTATCGAGGTTAGCGAAGAGCAAGTGAGAACTCGTGTTGCTAAATATCTCGATGACAATAAGGACAGTATTTTGAAGGAAAGATACAAGGCCGTGCCAGGTCTTTTCGCTAAGATCAAGGCTCTTCCTGAATTGAAGTGGGCTGAACCACGTTTGTTCAAGCCAattattgatgaagaagtctTAAAGGTGTTGGGTCCAAAGGATGAAAGAGATCTtgtcaagaaggaaaagaaaccaaaGGGAGACAAGAAGGGCAACCAAAAGgaggacaagaagaaagaagaggcaGAAGGTCCTAAGAGATCTATGTTTACGGAAGGTTTCTTGGGTGATCTACATAAGGTTGGTGAGAATCCACAGGCATATCCAGAATTAATGGCTGAACATTTGAAGGCAACTGGCGGTAAAGTTCACACTCGTTTCCCTCCTGAACCAAATGGATACTTGCATATCGGTCACTCTAAGGCCATTATGGTGAACTTCGGTTACGCAAAATACCATAACGGTGTCTGTTACTTGAGATTCGACGACACTAACCCAGAGACTGAAGCCCCAGAATATTTCGAAAGTATCAAGAACATGGTTGCCTGGTTAGGTTTCAAGCCTTGGAAGATTACTTACTCCTCAGACTACTTTGATAAATTGTACGAGCTAGCGGAAACTTTGATCAAAAATGGTAAAGCGTACGTCTGTCACTGTACTGCGGAAGAAATCAAACGTGGTCGTGGTATTAAGGAAGACGGTACTCCAGGTGGTGAAAGAAAGGCTTGTGTGTCTAGAGACAGaccaattgaagagagTTTGACTGAGTTCAGAAAGATGAGAGATGGTTTCTACAAACCTGGTGAAGCTATTTTGAGAATGAAGCAAGACTTAAACTCTCCATCTCCACAAATGTGGGACTTGATCGCTTACAGAGTTTTGGATGCACCACATCCAAGAACAGGCACCAAGTGGAGAATCTACCCAACTTACGATTTCACTCACTGTTTGGTAGATTCCTTGGAAAATATCACACACTCTCTATGTACTACGGAATTCTATCTATCCAGAGAGAGTTACGAATGGTTGTGTGACCAGGTCCACGTATTCAGACCAGCCCAAAGAGAATATGGTAGACTAAATATTACCGGTACTGTTTTATCCAAGAGAAAGATTGCCAAACTTGTTAATGGAGGATACGTCAGCGGATGGAATGACCCTCGTCTATTCACTCTCGAAGCTATCCGTAGACGTGGTGTTCCACCAGGTGCTATTCTATCTTTCATCAACACCCTTGGTGTCACTACAAGCACAACTAACATCCAAGTTGTGAGATTCGAAAGTGCTATCAGAAAGTATTTAGAAGATACCACTCCAAGATTGATGTTCATTTTGGACCCTGTAGAAGTCGTTGTCGATAACGTCGACGAAGATTTCGAGGTCGAGTGCACTATTCCATACAGACCAAACACCCCTGAATTTGGTGACAGAATGGTTCcattcaagaagagattCTACATAGAGAGAAGCGACTTCTCTGAGGATAGTGAAAACAAGGAGTTCTTCAGATTAACACCTTCTCAACCAGTCGGTTTAATCAAAGTCCCATACACTGTCTCTTTCCAAAGTTTGGAAAAAGACGCTGACGGTAAGATTACTAGAATCCACGTCAAGTATGATAACGAAGATGccaaaccaaagaaaccaaaaacttACATTCAATGGGTTCCAATTTCTGAGAAACATAACTCTCCAGTAAGAGTTGCAGAAACCAGAGTGTATAACCAATTGTTCAAATCTGAAAACCCATCTGCCCATCCTGACGGATATCTAGCAGACATCAATCCAGACAGTGTGGTTGTTTACAAGAACTCTGTTTCTGAATACAATATCAACAACGTGATAAAGAACTCTCCATGGGTTGTTAACAACGCCAAGCAATCTGAATTCTacgttgaagaagaaaagggtaGAAAGGAAGTCTGCAGATTCCAAGCCATGAGAGTTGGTTACTTCACTCTAGACTCAGATAGCACCGACGACAAGCTCATCTTGAATAGAATTGTCTCCTTGAAAGAAGGTACTAAATAA
- the TMA7 gene encoding Tma7p, which translates to MSSRQGGKMKPLKQKKKQAQDLDPEEQAFKEKQKADAAAKKALMSNIKAGKPLVGGGIKKSKK; encoded by the coding sequence ATGTCGTCTCGTCAAGGTGGTAAGATGAAGCCTCTaaagcaaaagaagaagcaagcCCAAGATTTGGACCCAGAAGAACAAGCCTTTAAGGAAAAGCAAAAGGCTGATGCTGCTGCCAAGAAGGCTTTGATGTCAAACATCAAGGCTGGTAAGCCTCTAGTCGGTGGTGGTATCAAGAAGTCCAAGAAATAG
- the YPT6 gene encoding Rab family GTPase YPT6: MSGASGKTLRKYKIVFLGEQGVGKTSLITRFMYDTFDDNYQATIGIDFLSKTMYLDDKTIRLQLWDTAGQERFRSLIPSYIRDSHVAIVVYDVTNRKSFEYIDKWVEDVKMERGEENVILVIVGNKSDLVEERQVSTEEGERKTAVLNAKLFIETSTKAGFNVKTLFKKVAKLLPEFQGAQSTPLDNDTNDKKPGVINISAPEEPQQNNNCC; encoded by the coding sequence ATGAGTGGTGCTTCTGGCAAGACCTTAAGGAAATACAAGATTGTGTTTCTTGGAGAGCAAGGTGTGGGTAAGACGTCGTTAATCACACGTTTTATGTACGATACTTTTGATGACAATTATCAAGCAACGATTGGTATTGATTTTCTCTCTAAGACGATGTATTTGGATGACAAGACAATAAGGTTACAACTATGGGATACTGCAGGACAGGAAAGATTCAGATCGTTGATTCCTTCTTACATCCGTGACTCTCATGTCGCGATAGTAGTTTATGATGTTACAAACAGAAAGTCGTTTGAATATATCGACAAATGGGTTGAGGATGTGAAGATGGAGCGCGGTGAAGAGAACGTAATACTAGTTATTGTTGGTAACAAAAGCGATTTGGTTGAGGAAAGACAAGTGTCTACCGAAGAAGGTGAGAGAAAGACTGCGGTATTAAACGCTAAGTTGTTCATAGAGACATCTACGAAGGCTGGGTTCAACGTGAAAACTTTATTCAAGAAAGTAGCTAAACTACTTCCAGAGTTTCAAGGAGCTCAATCAACTCCACTAGATAATGATACCAACGATAAGAAGCCTGGAGTCATCAACATTTCCGCACCAGAAGAACCGCAGCAAAATAACAACTGCTGCTGA
- the LCB5 gene encoding sphingoid long chain base kinase 5, whose amino-acid sequence MSKIGRSRYQVVYTRAVIGENGLLIKDQCSGPSRHSPGFVDNGRYNGGAGSGAGSGAGAYNDDDDDDDDDSPSLQSSSVFETTSLISCVTCISDVESRDENESLLLPSNTVIPYAKILDVSNVDDADLGGGSGVGGVANESPWPEHTALIEVTFAKPRRNYLVPKKIKLRVDTSTLPNMGTDIAEEILNRSYKNTKRKKSILVIVNPHGGKGKANKLFLSKAQPLLVASGCKVVVKETTYHLHAVDIAKNIDIDEYDVIACASGDGIPHEVMNGLFMRPDRVKAFQKLAITQLPCGSGNAMSISCHGTSNPSYAALALLKSVEARVDVMCCSQPSYANQPRLSFLSQTYGIIAESDINTEFIRFLGPARFELGVTLNVLQRKKYPCDIYVKYAAKSKNDLKDHYLEHKDRLNNLKNDLEAVSGSTLDVPSLSKNSNLDDVVLTDDSFKLKWPLSDDVPEDWERIDPALTHNLGILYTGKMPYIAPDTKFFPAALPDDGTMDFVLTDSRTPLTRIAPILMSLDRGTHVLQPEVEHSKILAFKLIPYAKNSVISVDGENFPYETLQVEVLPKLVKTLLKNGSYVETDFESM is encoded by the coding sequence ATGAGTAAGATAGGGAGGTCCCGTTACCAGGTGGTGTATACTCGGGCGGTGATTGGGGAAAATGGGTTGTTGATCAAGGACCAGTGTTCTGGGCCGTCAAGACACTCTCCTGGGTTTGTGGACAATGGTCGATATAATGGTGGGGCCGGATCGGGAGCAGGTTCTGGGGCAGGAGCGTAtaatgacgatgacgacgatgacgacgacgactCTCCCAGCTTGCAGTCGAGCTCTGTGTTTGAGACTACGTCTTTGATCAGCTGCGTTACTTGTATAAGCGATGTTGAATCAAGGGACGAAAATGAGTCTTTGCTGCTGCCATCGAATACGGTGATTCCGTACGCTAAGATTCTCGACGTTTCCAATGTCGATGATGCAGATCTCGGTGGTGGGAGCGGGGTAGGGGGCGTTGCCAACGAGTCGCCTTGGCCGGAACACACGGCCCTAATCGAGGTTACTTTCGCGAAACCAAGAAGGAACTACCTTGTGCCGAAAAAGATCAAGCTAAGAGTCGATACGTCGACCTTGCCCAATATGGGCACCGATATCGCGGAGGAAATCTTGAACAGAAGTTacaaaaatacaaagagaaagaagtcTATACTGGTGATAGTGAATCCTCATGGGGGCAAGGGTAAGGCCAATAAGCTATTTTTATCCAAGGCCCAGCCGCTTCTCGTAGCAAGTGGTTGCAAAGTCGTCgtcaaagaaacaacatATCACTTACATGCTGTTGACATCGCTAAAAATATAGACATAGATGAGTACGACGTCATTGCTTGTGCTTCCGGTGACGGTATCCCTCACGAAGTGATGAACGGTTTGTTCATGAGACCAGACCGTGTCAAGGCTTTCCAGAAATTGGCCATTACCCAACTACCATGTGGTTCAGGTAATGCCATGAGTATCTCGTGTCACGGCACAAGCAACCCTTCTTACGCGGCCTTAGCGTTACTAAAATCCGTTGAGGCTCGGGTAGATGTGATGTGTTGTTCACAACCCTCATATGCAAACCAGCCTAGACTCTCCTTCTTGAGTCAAACGTATGGGATCATCGCAGAATCTGATATCAACACGGAATTTATCAGATTTCTCGGTCCGGCTAGGTTTGAACTAGGTGTTACTTTGAATGTGTTGCAGCGGAAAAAATATCCCTGCGATATATACGTAAAATATGCCGCTAAGAGCAAGAACGACCTCAAGGACCACTACTTGGAACACAAGGACAGATTGaataatttgaaaaatgattTGGAAGCCGTTAGTGGTTCTACGCTTGATGTTCCATCGTTATCCAAAAATTCGAATTTAGACGATGTCGTCCTCACCGATGACTCTTTCAAATTAAAGTGGCCATTGTCCGATGACGTCCCTGAAGATTGGGAAAGGATCGATCCGGCATTGACTCACAACTTGGGGATATTGTATACAGGCAAAATGCCATACATTGCACCAGACACAAAATTCTTCCCAGCAGCATTGCCCGACGACGGTACAATGGATTTTGTCCTGACGGATTCTCGGACCCCACTTACTAGAATTGCTCCAATTTTAATGTCATTGGATAGAGGTACTCATGTTTTACAGCCCGAAGTGGAGCATTCCAAGATCCTAGCTTTCAAGCTTATTCCCTATGCCAAAAACAGTGTCATATCTGTTGATGGTGAGAACTTTCCTTATGAGACGTTGCAAGTTGAAGTGTTACCAAAACTTGTTAAAACTTTGTTAAAAAACGGAAGCTATGTCGAAACTGACTTTGAATCAATGTGA